From the Rhizobium brockwellii genome, one window contains:
- a CDS encoding ABC transporter permease, whose amino-acid sequence MRLREIPITAWIGMAGIAVAFIFAIFAPWLAPYGETQVVGDVWQLPDNQYIFGLDNLGRDIFSRLIYGARTTLTVASAATIISFSLGIILSFTAAVSRGVIDTVLSRFNDLMMSIPTLIFALVVLAVLPQNIVVLILVMAILDSTRVYRLGRAVALDVAVMEFVEAATLRGEGKLWIIFREILPNTLSPLLAEFGLRFAFSILFLSTLSFLGLGIQPPAADWGGMVKDNKDGIIFGISAALVPGTAIAVLAVCVNLVVDWLLKRTSSLKGGRGDA is encoded by the coding sequence ATGAGATTGAGAGAAATCCCCATCACCGCCTGGATCGGCATGGCCGGTATCGCCGTCGCCTTCATCTTCGCGATCTTCGCACCCTGGCTCGCTCCCTATGGCGAGACGCAGGTCGTCGGCGACGTCTGGCAGTTGCCTGACAACCAGTATATTTTCGGTCTCGACAATCTCGGCCGCGACATCTTCTCGCGCCTGATCTACGGCGCGCGCACGACGCTGACGGTCGCATCCGCCGCCACCATCATCTCCTTCTCGCTCGGCATCATCCTCAGCTTCACCGCAGCCGTCTCACGCGGCGTTATCGACACCGTCCTGTCACGCTTCAACGATCTGATGATGTCGATCCCGACGCTGATCTTCGCGCTCGTGGTTCTTGCGGTGCTACCGCAAAACATCGTCGTGCTGATCCTTGTCATGGCGATCCTCGATTCCACCCGCGTCTACCGCCTCGGCCGCGCGGTGGCCCTTGATGTCGCCGTGATGGAATTCGTCGAGGCGGCGACGCTACGCGGCGAAGGCAAGCTCTGGATCATATTCCGCGAAATCCTGCCGAACACGCTGTCGCCGCTGCTAGCCGAATTCGGGCTGCGCTTCGCCTTCTCGATCCTCTTTCTTTCGACGCTCTCCTTCCTCGGCCTCGGCATTCAGCCGCCTGCAGCCGATTGGGGCGGCATGGTCAAGGACAACAAGGACGGCATCATCTTCGGCATCTCGGCGGCACTCGTGCCGGGCACGGCGATCGCCGTGCTTGCCGTCTGCGTCAACCTCGTCGTCGACTGGCTCCTGAAACGCACATCCAGCCTCAAGGGAGGGCGCGGCGATGCCTGA
- a CDS encoding ABC transporter ATP-binding protein, whose product MPELLSVRNLKIEATSYPPGEPPKRVTIVDGVSFVLKKGKVLGLIGESGAGKSTIGLSALAYGRGGAEITGGEVLLDGDNILALGKNGIRQIRGARVCYVAQSAAAAFNPAHRLGDQVIEASVKHGLMTKDKARERALYLFGVLGLPNPETFGERFPHQVSGGQLQRAMTAMALCSNPELIVFDEPTTALDVTTQIDVLAAIKHAIEETHTAALYITHDLAVVAQISDDIMVLRYGKQVEYGSVQQIIEAPQEDYTRALVNVRQAYREEAADQSAALLKIENVSAEYSNGFKVLHDVSLHVPKGQTLAVVGESGSGKSTLARVITGLLPPSSGRVVFNGKPLMPGLKSRPNDDLRRIQLIYQMADTAMNPRQTVRDIIGRPLTFYYGLRGAEKTARVKELLDQIEMGKGFVDRYPAELSGGQKQRVAIARALAAKPELILCDEPTSALDPLVAEGILKLLLRLQQEEQLSYVFITHDIAIVRAIADSVAVMHRGKLVRFGPKSTALSPPFDDYTDLLLKSVPEMEIGWLERMLATRRMESAGN is encoded by the coding sequence ATGCCTGAGCTTCTTTCCGTTCGCAATCTGAAGATCGAAGCAACCAGCTATCCGCCGGGCGAACCGCCGAAGCGGGTCACGATCGTCGATGGCGTTTCCTTCGTCCTCAAGAAGGGCAAGGTTCTCGGCCTGATCGGGGAATCGGGCGCCGGCAAGTCGACGATCGGCCTTTCCGCACTCGCCTATGGCCGAGGCGGCGCCGAAATCACCGGCGGCGAGGTCTTGCTCGACGGCGACAATATCCTCGCGCTCGGCAAGAACGGCATCCGCCAGATCCGCGGCGCGCGGGTCTGCTATGTCGCGCAGTCGGCGGCGGCTGCCTTCAATCCGGCGCATCGGCTCGGCGATCAGGTGATCGAAGCTTCGGTCAAACATGGATTGATGACCAAGGACAAGGCGCGTGAGCGAGCGCTTTATCTATTCGGGGTTCTCGGCCTGCCCAATCCCGAAACCTTCGGCGAGCGCTTTCCCCATCAGGTCTCCGGTGGCCAGTTGCAGCGGGCGATGACGGCGATGGCGCTCTGCTCCAACCCCGAACTCATCGTCTTCGACGAGCCGACGACAGCGCTTGACGTCACCACGCAGATCGACGTGCTGGCGGCGATCAAGCATGCCATCGAGGAAACGCACACGGCCGCCCTCTATATCACCCACGACCTTGCCGTCGTCGCCCAGATCTCGGACGACATCATGGTCCTGCGTTATGGCAAACAAGTCGAATACGGCAGCGTCCAGCAGATCATCGAGGCGCCGCAGGAGGACTATACGCGCGCCCTCGTCAACGTCAGGCAGGCCTATCGTGAGGAAGCCGCCGACCAATCTGCAGCACTTCTCAAGATAGAGAATGTCAGCGCCGAATATTCCAACGGCTTCAAGGTGCTGCACGATGTCTCGCTGCATGTGCCGAAAGGGCAGACGCTTGCGGTCGTCGGCGAATCCGGTTCGGGCAAATCGACCCTTGCGCGCGTCATTACCGGCCTCTTGCCGCCGAGCAGCGGGCGCGTCGTCTTTAATGGCAAGCCACTGATGCCGGGTCTGAAGAGCCGGCCGAACGACGACCTGAGGCGTATCCAGTTGATCTACCAGATGGCCGATACGGCGATGAACCCGCGACAGACGGTCCGCGACATCATCGGCCGCCCGCTGACCTTCTATTATGGTCTGAGAGGTGCCGAGAAGACGGCAAGGGTTAAGGAACTGCTCGACCAGATCGAAATGGGCAAGGGCTTTGTCGATCGCTACCCGGCCGAACTATCAGGTGGCCAGAAGCAGCGCGTCGCGATCGCAAGGGCGCTTGCCGCCAAGCCCGAACTCATCCTCTGCGACGAGCCGACCTCGGCGCTCGATCCGCTGGTGGCGGAGGGTATCCTCAAGCTGCTCCTGCGCCTGCAGCAAGAAGAACAGCTGTCTTATGTCTTCATCACTCACGACATCGCGATCGTCCGGGCGATCGCCGACAGCGTGGCGGTGATGCATCGTGGCAAGCTGGTACGATTCGGTCCGAAATCGACGGCGCTGTCGCCGCCCTTTGACGACTACACCGATCTGCTGTTGAAATCCGTACCGGAAATGGAAATCGGCTGGCTGGAACGGATGCTTGCGACGCGTCGCATGGAGAGCGCCGGCAACTGA
- a CDS encoding CocE/NonD family hydrolase, with amino-acid sequence MTSRGFTTIENEWITLKDGTRLAARIWMPDGAREDPVPAVFEFLPYRKRDGTCLRDESTYPVFAAAGIAGVRVDIRGSGESDGVIDGEYTECELANACELIAWIAAQPWSNGSVGMMGISWGGFNSLQVAALRPPALKAVISIASTVDRYNDDIHYKNGCHLSAQLSWAATMLGYQSRPPDPGLVGERWKQMWLERLAGEPFFMEEWLSHQRRDDFWRHGSISEDFSSVEIPALVIAGWADGYRNTPLMAVEGLGGKAKALIGPWVHKYPHFAWPKPRTDFHGEAIAWWNKWLRGEDNGIDRLPQARAYILDAVRPAPRRDSDPGFWVAKDVWSPPQMQCFYVEQFGKLTEGMPIPHAPEHPVYLRSPLDTGTASGEYFTLKPDAEMAIDQRSDDAGSLVFDTTPLTGDYDYLGRPVLTLALRSRAAGGNLCARLIDVHPDGTATRVAFGVVNLTHRDGNADPKPLTSGEKVSIRLVLDACGYRFRKGHRIRLSLSTAYWPMILPPPDDEGIEVDIAALGLGLPMLGEHQRIDIKEPANADPLPKYIEHAAAATKRQVVRNLSAARTDYHIHEDTGLTEHPQTGLSTRQLREEVWSIAPDNPLSMTGVSTWTCDMRRPGWFARTVATARIACTRTDWVISAVVTAFEDDVQIFEKVFAEKRIARDLM; translated from the coding sequence ATGACCTCGCGCGGCTTCACCACCATCGAGAATGAATGGATTACGCTGAAGGATGGGACGCGGCTTGCCGCGCGCATCTGGATGCCGGATGGCGCTAGGGAAGATCCCGTTCCCGCCGTCTTCGAATTCCTGCCCTATCGCAAACGGGACGGAACCTGCCTCAGGGACGAGTCGACCTACCCAGTATTCGCGGCCGCAGGCATTGCCGGCGTGCGCGTCGATATCCGCGGATCCGGAGAATCCGACGGCGTCATCGACGGCGAATATACCGAATGCGAGCTTGCCAATGCCTGCGAGCTGATCGCCTGGATTGCCGCGCAGCCATGGTCGAACGGCTCGGTCGGCATGATGGGCATCTCCTGGGGCGGCTTCAACAGCCTGCAGGTCGCAGCATTGCGCCCGCCGGCGCTGAAGGCCGTCATATCGATCGCCTCGACCGTCGACCGCTACAATGACGACATCCACTACAAGAACGGCTGCCATCTCTCCGCCCAGCTCTCATGGGCGGCAACGATGCTCGGCTACCAGTCGCGGCCGCCCGATCCTGGGCTTGTCGGCGAACGCTGGAAGCAGATGTGGCTGGAACGCCTGGCAGGCGAACCCTTCTTCATGGAAGAGTGGTTGAGCCACCAGCGGCGCGACGATTTCTGGCGTCACGGCTCGATCTCAGAGGACTTTTCGAGCGTGGAGATCCCTGCACTGGTGATTGCCGGCTGGGCGGACGGCTACCGCAATACGCCTCTGATGGCGGTCGAAGGCCTGGGCGGCAAAGCGAAGGCGCTGATTGGTCCGTGGGTTCACAAATATCCGCACTTTGCCTGGCCGAAGCCGCGCACGGATTTCCATGGCGAAGCGATCGCCTGGTGGAACAAATGGCTGCGGGGCGAGGACAATGGGATCGACAGGCTGCCGCAGGCCCGCGCCTATATTCTCGATGCCGTCCGCCCTGCCCCGCGACGTGACAGCGATCCGGGCTTCTGGGTCGCCAAGGACGTCTGGTCGCCGCCACAGATGCAGTGCTTCTATGTCGAGCAGTTCGGCAAGCTGACGGAAGGCATGCCGATCCCGCATGCGCCCGAACATCCCGTCTATCTCCGCTCTCCGCTCGACACCGGGACGGCATCCGGTGAATATTTCACGCTGAAGCCCGACGCCGAAATGGCGATCGATCAGCGCTCGGACGATGCCGGCTCGCTGGTCTTCGATACGACGCCGCTTACTGGCGATTACGACTATCTCGGCCGGCCCGTGCTCACGCTTGCGCTGCGCTCTCGGGCGGCGGGCGGAAATCTCTGCGCCCGGCTCATCGATGTCCATCCGGATGGCACGGCAACACGTGTCGCCTTCGGCGTCGTCAATCTCACTCACCGGGACGGCAATGCAGATCCCAAGCCGCTGACCTCAGGCGAGAAGGTGTCGATCCGGCTCGTGCTCGATGCTTGCGGTTATCGCTTCCGCAAGGGGCATCGCATCCGCCTTTCGCTCTCCACCGCATATTGGCCGATGATCCTGCCGCCGCCTGATGACGAAGGCATCGAGGTCGATATCGCGGCACTCGGCTTAGGGCTGCCGATGCTCGGCGAGCACCAGCGGATCGACATCAAGGAACCGGCCAATGCCGATCCGCTGCCGAAATATATCGAGCACGCGGCGGCCGCGACGAAGCGGCAGGTCGTCCGGAATCTCTCGGCCGCCCGGACGGACTATCACATCCACGAGGATACCGGGCTCACCGAACACCCGCAGACAGGTCTCTCCACCCGGCAATTGCGGGAGGAAGTCTGGTCGATTGCGCCCGATAATCCGCTGTCGATGACCGGGGTCTCGACCTGGACCTGCGACATGCGCCGCCCCGGCTGGTTCGCCCGCACGGTGGCGACCGCGCGGATTGCCTGCACCCGGACCGATTGGGTCATCAGCGCTGTCGTCACCGCTTTCGAGGACGACGTGCAGATCTTCGAAAAGGTCTTTGCGGAAAAGCGGATCGCGCGCGACCTCATGTGA